The Acetomicrobium flavidum genome window below encodes:
- the cmr6 gene encoding type III-B CRISPR module RAMP protein Cmr6: MEPNNRRVFENHNRDERNLALELAKHLNSKLQRMTKEGDRNPFSILCNKLDYLINNLGSKMSKVCDLNFRLKGKLLVGSGNPSALEVGMTFSRNYGIPVIPNSAIKGCLAHYLKSNNHLVEYFKELFGEDIKGGENGESENIKGCLIFLDAIPISDLKFGVDIINSHFQPYYMNSDHPPNDWYNPVPVTYVTVCAGTFRFTILKDRTKSELPDTVFGELEKQLKQMLCKAGIGAKTNYGYGRFEEITNRN, encoded by the coding sequence TTGGAGCCAAACAACAGGAGGGTTTTTGAAAATCACAACAGGGATGAAAGAAACCTTGCTCTAGAATTAGCCAAACACTTAAACAGTAAACTGCAAAGAATGACAAAAGAGGGCGATCGAAATCCATTTAGTATATTGTGCAATAAATTAGATTATTTAATTAATAATCTAGGATCCAAAATGAGCAAGGTCTGTGATTTAAATTTTAGACTCAAAGGCAAGCTGCTCGTCGGTTCGGGCAACCCATCGGCCCTTGAAGTCGGCATGACCTTTTCAAGAAACTATGGCATACCAGTAATACCCAATAGTGCAATAAAGGGCTGTCTGGCGCATTATCTTAAAAGCAATAACCATTTAGTTGAATATTTCAAAGAGCTTTTTGGTGAGGACATAAAGGGGGGCGAAAATGGGGAATCAGAAAATATAAAGGGTTGCCTGATATTTTTGGACGCCATACCCATAAGCGACTTGAAATTTGGCGTAGATATAATAAACAGCCATTTTCAGCCGTATTACATGAACTCTGACCATCCGCCAAACGACTGGTACAATCCCGTTCCCGTAACATACGTTACGGTCTGTGCCGGAACTTTCAGATTTACGATCTTGAAAGACCGTACGAAAAGCGAGTTACCTGACACAGTTTTTGGAGAATTAGAAAAACAACTAAAGCAGATGCTTTGCAAAGCAGGCATAGGAGCAAAGACAAATTACGGATACGGAAGGTTTGAGGAAATAACAAATAGAAATTAA
- the cmr5 gene encoding type III-B CRISPR module-associated protein Cmr5 codes for MIHKNLEMAYKAMAMVKSVEEKRREDYLRTVRGLGSMIIGNGIAATLLFLKKKGFDEAIKHLDELIGLKADMKDFSARIFSESMTNKSLTAAEYLNAQLAAIDGASWLKRYAEIYFGGDKK; via the coding sequence GTGATACATAAAAACCTCGAGATGGCTTATAAGGCAATGGCCATGGTCAAAAGCGTTGAAGAAAAGCGCAGGGAAGATTACCTAAGGACCGTAAGAGGGCTTGGCAGCATGATCATTGGAAACGGCATCGCGGCAACGCTGCTTTTTTTGAAGAAAAAAGGTTTCGACGAGGCTATAAAGCATTTAGATGAGCTTATAGGTTTAAAGGCCGATATGAAAGATTTCAGCGCCCGGATATTTAGCGAATCAATGACAAACAAATCTCTGACCGCCGCCGAATACCTAAACGCCCAGCTAGCTGCCATCGACGGCGCAAGCTGGCTTAAACGCTACGCCGAGATATACTTTGGCGGTGATAAAAAATGA
- the cmr4 gene encoding type III-B CRISPR module RAMP protein Cmr4 — MQDKAVYLLYAETQLHAGSGPEIGSIDLPIQRERKTRFPVIQGIKGALRSYCRISHSDQVEEIFGSEIEGSANSKPGNVAFSEAKILLFPVRNPDKLFVWVTCPLVMSRFLDALDSKNTSSSDTPDSGSCYYKEKLNRLNKLLPQLSDEKAFCLGNVSRNEKVWLEEIALDSLKNQNEKEIMADIFKSISKCAPIEYLQNKLTEDVVIVSDNLFSQIVATMTEVVPRIRLSESGTTEERALWYEEYLPQDTAMYFVARPTVYANEGILGKLNDAIDGQLINIGGKETVGKGMVWVTLFGREGDKQ; from the coding sequence ATGCAAGATAAAGCGGTATATTTGCTATATGCAGAAACACAGCTACACGCTGGCAGCGGGCCGGAGATAGGCAGTATCGACCTTCCCATACAAAGGGAACGAAAGACGCGCTTTCCGGTCATTCAGGGCATTAAGGGAGCATTGCGGTCGTATTGCAGGATAAGTCATTCAGACCAGGTAGAAGAGATTTTTGGGAGCGAGATTGAAGGCAGCGCCAACAGCAAACCCGGCAATGTCGCCTTTTCCGAGGCGAAGATATTGCTTTTTCCCGTAAGAAATCCTGATAAGCTGTTCGTATGGGTTACCTGTCCTCTGGTCATGTCAAGGTTTTTAGACGCTTTGGATTCAAAAAACACAAGCAGCAGCGACACACCTGATTCGGGCAGCTGCTATTATAAAGAAAAATTAAACCGGCTCAACAAATTGCTCCCCCAACTGAGCGACGAAAAGGCCTTCTGCCTGGGCAATGTTTCAAGAAATGAAAAGGTATGGCTGGAAGAAATTGCCCTTGACTCCCTGAAAAATCAAAACGAAAAAGAAATTATGGCCGACATATTTAAATCCATATCGAAGTGTGCCCCCATCGAGTATCTTCAAAATAAGCTTACAGAAGACGTGGTCATCGTAAGCGATAACCTGTTTTCGCAGATAGTAGCGACCATGACGGAAGTCGTCCCAAGGATAAGGCTGAGCGAAAGCGGCACAACCGAAGAAAGAGCGCTTTGGTATGAAGAGTATCTTCCGCAGGACACAGCCATGTATTTCGTTGCAAGGCCGACTGTATATGCCAATGAAGGCATACTTGGTAAATTAAACGATGCGATTGATGGGCAACTGATAAACATAGGAGGTAAAGAGACGGTAGGCAAGGGCATGGTTTGGGTAACCCTTTTTGGCCGGGAAGGTGACAAACAGTGA
- the cmr1 gene encoding type III-B CRISPR module RAMP protein Cmr1, with protein sequence MSQKIVTCKVVTPMFSRGAEEPIYDKNANASVYPFELRPQSVKGVLRFWFRAVAPLVIDVHKLKTTKDDKDEKMDSKRYNQKGNDKNYDGLKLIESLIFGSQDVKAPFGLTVEWNDRGKPIGFFNKEDKKCKFFSNIFGTFDKNAESTNSRPKKFRFENVNYALYGLYDSSSENEHMYSFLPANSTLNITFFIKDESVWPILQGLLKLVSVFSGFGAKTRKGFGEFEIIKITGDDGSQEATFSRDSFFCAKNSDEACVKKFINEVANSISKFAETYNERHKDSSFILEQTKFNDVPEFPNFTDNIIYVPHNLSCQSTKFLFERLYKTTKDHKGLYPQAKQELRKCESRDCINDLISALEGQKEKEKVKIPPTILGLPLQYYNLKPKKTKIKDFNKLKITIYSSLAGLADDETGRKASPLFVSIHRRNDKWFPVFLILPSQMTNKRLDDGIILEREVSFDNHSGPNNSNQSENKSTQCSINEDFTITAYEDFKKLKEILEKISQGGR encoded by the coding sequence TTGTCTCAAAAGATCGTGACGTGTAAAGTGGTAACACCGATGTTTTCCCGCGGAGCAGAAGAGCCGATTTATGATAAAAATGCCAACGCATCTGTATACCCCTTTGAATTGCGACCGCAAAGCGTCAAGGGCGTATTGAGGTTTTGGTTTAGGGCTGTTGCTCCTCTTGTAATCGATGTACATAAGCTTAAAACAACCAAGGACGACAAAGACGAAAAAATGGATTCAAAGCGCTACAATCAAAAAGGCAATGACAAAAATTACGACGGCTTAAAACTTATTGAATCGCTGATTTTCGGCTCCCAGGATGTTAAGGCACCTTTCGGGCTAACGGTGGAATGGAATGATCGCGGTAAGCCGATTGGGTTTTTTAACAAAGAAGATAAGAAATGTAAGTTTTTCTCGAACATTTTTGGTACTTTTGATAAAAATGCTGAATCCACAAATTCACGACCCAAAAAATTCAGATTTGAAAATGTAAATTATGCCCTTTACGGATTATACGACTCAAGCTCTGAAAATGAGCACATGTACAGCTTTTTACCGGCTAATTCTACGCTTAATATCACATTTTTCATAAAAGATGAAAGTGTTTGGCCTATTTTACAGGGGTTGCTAAAGCTCGTCTCAGTCTTTTCGGGCTTTGGCGCAAAGACCAGAAAGGGATTTGGCGAGTTCGAGATAATAAAAATAACAGGCGACGATGGCTCGCAAGAAGCAACATTTTCCAGGGATTCGTTTTTCTGTGCCAAAAATAGCGATGAGGCTTGCGTTAAAAAATTTATCAACGAAGTTGCAAATTCAATAAGTAAATTTGCTGAAACATATAATGAAAGACACAAAGATAGCAGTTTTATTTTAGAACAAACTAAATTTAACGATGTACCTGAGTTTCCCAACTTTACGGATAATATTATCTACGTTCCCCACAATTTAAGTTGTCAAAGTACAAAATTTCTTTTTGAAAGACTGTATAAAACCACTAAAGACCACAAAGGGTTATATCCTCAGGCAAAACAAGAGCTGCGCAAATGCGAGTCACGTGATTGTATCAATGATCTGATATCCGCACTGGAAGGACAAAAAGAAAAAGAAAAGGTAAAAATTCCCCCAACTATCCTTGGCTTGCCCCTGCAATACTACAACTTGAAACCTAAGAAAACCAAAATTAAAGATTTTAACAAACTTAAGATTACTATCTACTCTTCTCTGGCCGGCCTTGCCGACGATGAAACGGGAAGAAAAGCCTCTCCCCTATTTGTATCCATTCACAGGCGAAATGACAAATGGTTTCCCGTCTTTCTTATCCTGCCAAGCCAAATGACCAATAAAAGATTGGATGACGGGATTATTCTTGAAAGGGAAGTAAGTTTTGACAATCATTCAGGTCCAAATAACTCAAATCAATCCGAAAACAAAAGCACGCAATGTTCAATTAACGAAGATTTTACCATTACTGCCTACGAAGATTTTAAAAAGCTCAAAGAAATTTTAGAAAAAATTTCCCAAGGGGGGAGGTGA
- the cas10 gene encoding type III-B CRISPR-associated protein Cas10/Cmr2 yields the protein MTDNQTDDKREFWKAKLSALFHDPLGKVLDVKNHEDKAQKIAAKLNIEYSRGPEDPIASSMDRLPLPFENPYKKAGEQIRIAPDEIEIIHPFSSKKLSDDIKSKLNNANADYVDLVSDLIDQNKGTDGIDYEKTYHAVWWNLPYLTDMAQFIPADSRIPNHSIIDHLDTTAALTPCVKGNYVEASLIAVAIGPVQELIAQARKTRDLWAGSYLLSYLIYKAIEKVGLNYGFDAIIYPYLRGIPFVKDTLEKCLGVKMGNFCTLPPMSDKVASLPNIFVAVVPTGNVDVILSECKEAVTSSWMEICNDACSEIIRQKDRAGQGSGRVQYVADFNKDSFPHQAEIFPNISAVSYPLLDPKNAVDEVKKFFTGSGAEEYQKVLDDIGKLGGYKPNKGTYYRYSYRILTSKLAAVKKIRRFKPFCDDSSLSGISQADDFGGNVKACTIFMEKDEQGDEKRDMLGALNSVKRVLATVLSKEIRYESTLDVAHKNGSDKNDYIAILLMDGDRMGEWVSGDKAPNLDVFTHSKVRDAFKASRDLNKIWDVISKLKPVQPSYHRGLSRTLSVFSSLVEAVISEYDGMLVYCGGDDVMALLPAVNALECANKIRKLYSGNEKIEIKYGNKTYHTDQEALWTKGKPIAPLMGSSATMSAGIAVAHYKSPLQFAVKLAKEAEKHAKEVLGRNAFAIKLMRRSGQMVTVGSKWGYDDVNDTAQVAVDIIKGMTDLNISHRSIYKLLCPDLPLFEEDIDKLTDYVISRSIQAKEKDKAEELGKLKENLKRFIGAVFRQHKKISSEDIKEMPDIETALKAPIDLLLTLRLMKRGDER from the coding sequence ATGACCGACAATCAGACGGACGATAAACGGGAATTTTGGAAGGCCAAACTGTCGGCCCTCTTCCATGATCCTCTTGGAAAGGTCTTGGATGTAAAGAATCACGAAGACAAGGCTCAAAAGATTGCTGCCAAGCTGAACATAGAATACAGCCGTGGTCCGGAAGACCCCATAGCAAGCAGCATGGACAGGCTCCCTCTGCCCTTCGAAAACCCCTACAAAAAAGCAGGAGAACAAATAAGAATAGCTCCTGATGAAATCGAGATAATACATCCTTTTTCCAGCAAAAAGCTTTCAGACGACATAAAAAGCAAATTAAACAACGCAAATGCTGATTACGTCGATCTTGTTTCAGATCTGATCGACCAAAACAAAGGCACTGACGGGATCGACTACGAGAAAACATATCACGCCGTATGGTGGAACTTACCCTATTTGACAGACATGGCGCAGTTCATCCCGGCAGACAGCCGCATTCCTAACCACTCTATCATAGATCATCTTGACACCACTGCAGCCTTAACGCCATGCGTAAAGGGCAACTATGTTGAAGCGTCGCTAATAGCAGTGGCCATAGGCCCCGTTCAGGAGTTGATAGCGCAGGCCAGAAAAACGAGGGACCTTTGGGCCGGAAGCTATCTGCTTTCTTATCTAATTTACAAGGCAATCGAAAAAGTCGGGCTTAACTACGGCTTTGATGCCATAATTTACCCCTATCTTAGAGGCATACCTTTCGTGAAGGACACATTGGAAAAATGCTTGGGCGTCAAAATGGGAAATTTTTGCACCTTGCCGCCTATGAGCGACAAAGTGGCTTCACTGCCAAACATATTCGTCGCCGTCGTTCCTACAGGGAATGTGGATGTAATTTTAAGTGAATGCAAAGAAGCCGTGACGTCTTCCTGGATGGAAATCTGCAATGACGCCTGCAGTGAAATCATCCGACAAAAGGATCGGGCAGGCCAAGGGTCAGGCAGAGTGCAATATGTCGCTGATTTTAATAAAGATTCCTTTCCCCACCAAGCGGAGATCTTTCCCAACATATCGGCCGTAAGCTATCCGCTGCTTGACCCAAAGAATGCAGTAGATGAAGTCAAAAAATTCTTCACCGGCTCGGGAGCAGAAGAATATCAAAAGGTCTTAGACGATATTGGCAAACTAGGCGGTTACAAGCCTAATAAAGGCACCTATTACCGTTACAGTTACCGGATACTTACGTCCAAGCTCGCCGCCGTAAAAAAAATTAGGCGTTTTAAACCCTTCTGCGATGACTCCAGCCTTTCCGGAATCAGTCAGGCTGACGATTTTGGGGGCAACGTAAAGGCATGCACGATTTTCATGGAAAAAGACGAACAAGGCGACGAAAAAAGGGATATGCTCGGCGCGTTAAATTCGGTAAAAAGAGTGCTTGCCACGGTATTGTCAAAGGAAATACGCTACGAATCGACTCTAGACGTGGCCCATAAAAACGGATCAGACAAAAACGACTACATTGCCATACTGCTTATGGACGGAGATAGGATGGGTGAATGGGTCAGCGGTGACAAGGCGCCAAACCTTGACGTCTTTACCCATTCAAAGGTAAGGGATGCTTTCAAGGCCAGCAGAGACTTAAATAAGATTTGGGACGTCATTTCGAAATTAAAGCCCGTTCAGCCATCGTACCACAGGGGCCTTTCACGTACTCTGTCGGTCTTTTCCTCCCTCGTTGAAGCTGTCATATCGGAATACGACGGCATGCTGGTTTACTGTGGCGGAGACGATGTTATGGCCTTGCTGCCTGCCGTAAACGCTTTGGAGTGTGCCAACAAAATAAGAAAGCTTTACTCAGGAAATGAAAAGATTGAGATCAAATACGGCAATAAAACGTACCACACGGACCAGGAAGCCCTCTGGACAAAAGGCAAACCCATCGCTCCCCTAATGGGTTCAAGCGCCACGATGAGCGCGGGGATAGCTGTAGCACACTACAAATCCCCCCTGCAGTTTGCCGTAAAACTTGCCAAAGAAGCGGAAAAACATGCAAAGGAAGTGCTGGGGCGCAACGCCTTTGCCATTAAGCTGATGAGGCGATCAGGCCAGATGGTGACGGTCGGATCCAAATGGGGCTACGATGACGTGAACGATACGGCGCAAGTTGCGGTTGATATCATCAAAGGTATGACTGACCTAAACATATCCCACAGAAGCATTTACAAACTACTGTGTCCGGATCTGCCCCTCTTCGAAGAGGATATCGACAAACTGACAGATTACGTCATATCAAGATCCATACAAGCCAAGGAAAAAGATAAAGCTGAAGAGTTGGGAAAGCTCAAAGAAAACTTAAAGCGTTTTATTGGAGCTGTCTTTAGGCAGCATAAGAAGATATCAAGCGAGGATATAAAGGAAATGCCTGACATAGAGACGGCTTTAAAGGCCCCAATAGATCTTCTTTTGACATTAAGGCTTATGAAGCGTGGTGATGAGCGATGA
- a CDS encoding CRISPR-associated DxTHG motif protein, whose product MAKILTFLGTGSYNTSKISIKYNVFEKGAKGSFEMGYPIFPIALAECFRRIKSQENLKIIFFLTEESENSPNWKTAQSYLDEHQIQYDHVSISANPEANPPDLVAKMLDVIEYGEKVFIDTTHSFRSIPIMAVVISLYAKEAKNADVTVVYGQYNNTTSSTECLNLTSIIGMAEWLFAAREFREYGFSGLLGDLVEKRNKDCHTCGVTDKKNLPLELSKLNSELSELSRALRLGSIRMIRKSLNRFMAHVAYKTSKVHDEIKRCIPELEPLIKKIIEKYEKLDTKNSEVIIDKNELEAERQLIKFYIATQDYGMAVRLAREYRINLKLFSYICAGVKLNPLDRKDRESIRLPNEDNILRDARNHVAHFGFSDSNPPGMDKLEKRLKEIADQDVDRAIEEFKKQLCFDTRKKAVISPMGNAKGALYTILNHGKPDALVVLTSEELKDNVKEITQKADFSGNVSVVTVKDPFEGIGEVKRVLDEISAFLKEQEVDEVTINLTGGTSLLGYIAERIGEELRHLGIPTKHVIAVDRRSRKEQDENPYVIGEVLKLPKV is encoded by the coding sequence TTGGCTAAAATTCTGACATTTCTTGGAACCGGTAGTTACAACACAAGCAAAATCAGCATTAAGTATAACGTTTTCGAAAAAGGTGCTAAGGGAAGTTTTGAAATGGGGTATCCCATTTTCCCCATTGCTCTTGCCGAATGCTTTCGCAGGATAAAATCGCAGGAAAACCTAAAAATTATATTTTTTCTTACCGAAGAATCGGAAAATAGCCCTAACTGGAAAACAGCACAATCATATTTAGATGAACATCAAATACAATATGATCATGTATCCATATCAGCCAACCCCGAAGCAAATCCCCCGGACCTAGTTGCCAAAATGCTCGATGTTATAGAATACGGCGAAAAGGTCTTTATAGACACTACCCATTCGTTTAGGTCCATCCCGATCATGGCCGTAGTTATATCTCTTTATGCCAAAGAGGCTAAAAACGCGGACGTAACCGTCGTATACGGACAATACAACAATACTACATCTTCTACGGAGTGCCTTAATTTAACGTCCATCATAGGGATGGCCGAATGGCTTTTCGCCGCAAGGGAGTTTAGGGAATACGGATTTAGCGGATTGCTGGGCGATTTGGTAGAAAAAAGAAACAAAGATTGTCATACATGCGGCGTTACAGACAAAAAGAACCTTCCGTTGGAACTTTCTAAGCTTAATAGCGAATTAAGCGAACTGTCGCGAGCTCTTAGATTGGGATCCATACGCATGATTCGGAAATCTTTAAATAGATTCATGGCCCATGTGGCATACAAAACAAGCAAAGTTCACGACGAGATCAAAAGATGCATCCCCGAGCTTGAACCATTAATAAAAAAGATCATAGAAAAATACGAAAAGCTGGACACAAAAAATAGTGAAGTGATAATCGACAAAAACGAACTTGAGGCGGAACGGCAGCTTATAAAGTTTTACATTGCAACGCAAGACTACGGAATGGCCGTCAGACTGGCTAGGGAATATCGCATCAATTTAAAATTATTTTCTTATATATGTGCAGGAGTAAAATTAAACCCGCTGGACAGAAAAGACCGCGAATCCATAAGATTGCCAAATGAAGATAATATACTGCGTGATGCAAGAAACCATGTGGCCCATTTTGGTTTTAGCGACAGCAATCCGCCGGGAATGGACAAACTAGAAAAGCGCCTTAAAGAAATAGCAGATCAAGATGTAGACCGGGCAATCGAGGAGTTTAAAAAACAACTTTGCTTTGACACCCGGAAAAAAGCCGTAATCTCCCCAATGGGCAACGCAAAGGGTGCTCTTTATACGATACTAAATCACGGAAAACCTGACGCGCTTGTCGTGCTTACCTCTGAGGAATTAAAAGATAACGTTAAAGAAATCACCCAAAAGGCCGATTTTAGCGGAAATGTCAGCGTGGTAACGGTAAAAGACCCCTTTGAGGGAATCGGCGAAGTCAAACGAGTGCTGGACGAGATAAGCGCATTTTTAAAAGAGCAGGAGGTCGACGAAGTTACCATCAACCTGACGGGTGGTACATCTTTACTAGGCTATATCGCCGAAAGGATCGGAGAAGAACTCAGACATCTTGGAATTCCAACAAAACATGTCATAGCAGTAGACAGACGTTCCCGCAAAGAACAGGATGAAAATCCCTATGTTATTGGCGAGGTATTGAAGCTTCCTAAAGTTTGA
- the cmr3 gene encoding type III-B CRISPR module-associated protein Cmr3: MKLWAIYFEPEDWVAFKENRRFSASDRVESRFPSPFPFYGALRTALMKNWGIKLPYGKMAQLTTEEQEIIGDAQNAGKLRLFGPFIFEYDSPDGNTFRHYFPAPKNIYRVKIGNELTYKTMPLIKVDNQDKKFLCDDDLNLNCLPWIPEFEGAEEADESYIELKDLENLHCGMTFKLSKPKISVESRFGIGIEKGIKRAARHLLYTLTFYRFNRGGFFMLTEDEETVDLICKVRIEGVFLGSKQRWAKVYMKELETAALDLSTSGENTAISLITPALLDGGIAPASGKVGQTEIVAIAGSKKVAVSGWDMVNSKPKPIYHAAGPGTVYYLKGIPSNESSLNSKLKDFGFGRFISMKWESFRGEE, translated from the coding sequence ATGAAGCTGTGGGCTATCTATTTCGAACCGGAAGATTGGGTGGCCTTCAAGGAAAACCGCAGGTTTAGCGCCTCCGACCGCGTAGAAAGCCGATTCCCGTCGCCTTTCCCCTTTTACGGGGCGCTCAGGACTGCACTCATGAAAAATTGGGGCATAAAACTTCCTTATGGAAAGATGGCACAACTTACCACCGAAGAGCAAGAAATCATCGGAGACGCGCAAAATGCCGGAAAGCTCAGACTTTTTGGCCCCTTCATATTTGAATACGACAGTCCAGATGGCAACACATTTAGGCATTATTTCCCAGCGCCCAAGAATATATATCGCGTCAAAATTGGAAATGAACTGACATATAAGACCATGCCTCTGATAAAAGTGGACAATCAGGACAAAAAGTTTTTATGTGATGACGACCTAAATCTTAACTGTCTGCCCTGGATACCGGAATTCGAAGGTGCCGAGGAAGCGGATGAAAGCTACATAGAGCTTAAAGACCTTGAGAACCTGCATTGTGGCATGACTTTCAAGCTATCTAAACCCAAGATATCCGTGGAATCCCGTTTTGGAATAGGCATCGAAAAAGGGATAAAGCGTGCAGCTAGGCATTTGCTTTATACGCTGACCTTTTATAGGTTTAACCGCGGTGGGTTCTTCATGCTCACCGAGGACGAAGAAACTGTTGATCTCATCTGCAAGGTTCGCATAGAGGGCGTATTTTTAGGATCTAAACAGCGTTGGGCAAAAGTTTATATGAAAGAGCTTGAAACTGCCGCCTTAGACCTTTCGACATCCGGTGAAAATACAGCAATATCGCTCATAACCCCTGCCCTGCTTGACGGGGGCATTGCACCTGCATCCGGAAAAGTAGGACAGACCGAAATAGTCGCTATAGCCGGCAGCAAAAAAGTGGCCGTAAGCGGCTGGGATATGGTTAATAGCAAACCGAAGCCAATATACCATGCAGCTGGCCCAGGGACTGTTTACTATTTAAAAGGAATACCGAGTAACGAATCATCGCTTAACAGTAAGTTAAAGGACTTCGGATTTGGAAGATTCATTTCCATGAAATGGGAAAGCTTTAGGGGGGAGGAATGA